GTGAATCGGCATTGAGGCGGCCACAGCGGCGGGGTTCCTCCCGTACCCATCCCGAACACGGACGATAAGCCCGCCTGCGTATCGGCCAGTACTGGAGTGCGCGAGCCTCTGGAAACTCCGATTCGCCGCCATCCACTCATACTCTCCATCCATTCCCCCTCGCCAGCCACCGCTCCGGTGGCCGTGAGGGGTTTTTGCATATTTGCAATATTATTTTACTGTCTTGGGAAGATCCTGGTAGCAGTACACGTTGCGCTCGTGCAGCCGACGGCGAACTGCTGCCTGATCTCTCTGCTTTACATACCTTCCAATGTAATAATATATTACTAGATAACATCAAATTTGCCACCAAGGTAAAATAATAATAATTGACGGGATTACAGTCGGAACGTAATCTGGCTAAATCACAATCACCGGAATACGCCCTACTGAAAGTGGTAATTTATTGCTCTTGAATGGATCACGTCCTGCCAGCGATGCTGTACGAATACGAAGCCACAACAGACCGTTCTCACGAAGACACACAGTGTTTTAACACGTGGTACGAAATACCGTATCTATGGGGTGTAATAACGAGGACTTCCTCTGGAGAGAAAGCGCTTCGGAACAGGTCTTGGACCTTCGATACACGTTCCTTTCGTCGCTCGAATCCGAGTCGGTTTCCATCGATTCGATTTCCGGACGAGTCATAGCTGAACCGATCGTTGCTGCCCGTGACGTTCCCGAGCACGATTTTGCGACGATGGACGGATTCGCGTTCGATGTCACCGACGCGTATCCCTTGACCCTTGGTAGCCGTGAGGTCTATCCGGAAGACGAACCACCCTCCCTACAATCGGGGGAAGCGATCCGGGTCGCAACGGGAGCACCGATCCCCGAAGAAGCGAATGCAGTGTTAAAACGCGAAGACGCGTCCATCGACGACGGAGTAGTACGAGGACCGGACATCGAACCTGGGACGTACACGTACGAACGCGGAAGTAATATTAGCGAAGGTGACGTTCTTTTCGAATTCGGTGATCGGCTCTCGGCCAAGGACGCAATTCTCTTGAGCGATTTGGGACACGAGCGTATCGATGTCGTCGAACGATTTTCGACCGGCGTTCTCGCGACGGGAACGGAAATACATGAGGGAAAATCGCGGGATCTCGATTCACCCATGCTCGCCGGACTCGTCCGTTCGTGGGGCCACGAAGCGACTTACGAGGGGTCCGTTCCCAACGAGTACGATCGCGTCA
This is a stretch of genomic DNA from Natrinema salifodinae. It encodes these proteins:
- a CDS encoding molybdopterin molybdotransferase MoeA, with the protein product MGCNNEDFLWRESASEQVLDLRYTFLSSLESESVSIDSISGRVIAEPIVAARDVPEHDFATMDGFAFDVTDAYPLTLGSREVYPEDEPPSLQSGEAIRVATGAPIPEEANAVLKREDASIDDGVVRGPDIEPGTYTYERGSNISEGDVLFEFGDRLSAKDAILLSDLGHERIDVVERFSTGVLATGTEIHEGKSRDLDSPMLAGLVRSWGHEATYEGSVPNEYDRVKSAIDRLASEYDVVVTTGGTSVGHKDHVVRAVADLGSVLFHRVRIRPGKPIAVARLPDHEAVVFAIPGKPIGAHTVASLVMRPFFTGDSKAPTVKATLERAVSLGPDGFEYAVPVTVTDENGDRRAMPLGHVDSPLRIYEEQFDPSVLSSSTRASRADGIVITRASLAADERVDVVPYSAIE